Below is a genomic region from Leucobacter exalbidus.
GGTAGGTCAGCGGCGGGCTCGGTGAGCTTCACCCCGCCCACAGTAGAGACGTACACGTCTTGATCGTGCAGGGTGACGCCGTGGCGCCGCTCGATCACGGCGAGAATCATGGCCACGCGTGACGGGTCGACCCCGTTGGTCACGCGGCGCGGGTTGGGCGTCGCGCTTCTGGCCACCAGCGCCTGCACTTCAACAGGCAGGGCACGTCGCCCCTCAATCATGACGGTGGCACAGGTGCCGCTCACGGGAGCCGCCCCACGACTCAAGAACAGGCCACTCGGATCGGGCACCTCAGAAATGCCGCCGCCCGTCATTTCGAAGCAGCCCACCTCGTCGGTCGGGCCGTATCTGTTCTTCAGGCTGCGCAAAAACCTCAGCGCGGTATTTCGGTCGCCCTCAAAATGACACACCACGTCGACGAGGTGCTCGAGCAGGCGCGGCCCCGCGATCGAGCCGTCCTTCGTCACGTGCCCCACGAGCACCACGGGAATGCCGCGCTCTTTCGCCACACGAATCAGCGCGGCGGCCACCTCGCGCACCTGGGAGGGGCCACCGGCCGAGCCGTCGATCTGGTCGCTCGCGAGGGTCTGCACCGAGTCGACCACAATAAAGTCGGGCTGCACCTGATCGATGTGGCCCAGCACCGTGGCAAGGTCGGTCTCGCTCGCAAGAAAGAGGGAATCGTGCAGGGCTCCGGTGCGCTCCGCCCGCAGCCTGATCTGCCCGGTGGACTCTTCACCGCTCGCGTACAGTACGCGGGCGCCCTGCCCCGCCACGTGGGCGGCAACGCTGAGCAGCAGGGTTGATTTACCCACGCCGGGTTCACCCGACAGCAAAATTGCAGCGCCGGGTACGAT
It encodes:
- the radA gene encoding DNA repair protein RadA: MAKTTNAYACSECGWQAAKWVGRCGECQKWGTVEERARRGATLARTVAGAAPREEKRARPITELSGNVAHHRSTGVLELDRVLGGGIVPGAAILLSGEPGVGKSTLLLSVAAHVAGQGARVLYASGEESTGQIRLRAERTGALHDSLFLASETDLATVLGHIDQVQPDFIVVDSVQTLASDQIDGSAGGPSQVREVAAALIRVAKERGIPVVLVGHVTKDGSIAGPRLLEHLVDVVCHFEGDRNTALRFLRSLKNRYGPTDEVGCFEMTGGGISEVPDPSGLFLSRGAAPVSGTCATVMIEGRRALPVEVQALVARSATPNPRRVTNGVDPSRVAMILAVIERRHGVTLHDQDVYVSTVGGVKLTEPAADLPIALAIMSAIQDLALPHTVAAFGELSLAGEVRPVIGDQQRHREAARLGYIHVIAGGTETLGQASQAAGLGSFLGRE